A DNA window from Castanea sativa cultivar Marrone di Chiusa Pesio chromosome 7, ASM4071231v1 contains the following coding sequences:
- the LOC142642918 gene encoding anthocyanidin 3-O-glucosyltransferase 7-like yields the protein MAETKSSPKKHVAVLAFPFGSHPLSLLALVRKLAQDAPNVEFSFLNTPKSNHSLFSTAKPDEILPNIKAYDVADGVPKGHVPSPNPIEGIELFIKVSPENFRRGLEMAEAENGMKISCLLTDAFLTFSVEVAEDLNVPWIPVWSPIPYSLSAHVHIDLIRQRFVNNEVEDTTLECIPGLSQMRVSDLPMEGILGDIEGSLFSRMLSEVGSVLPRASAVVLNSYEELNPPLLNDDLKANFRSVLNVGFHTLLNPSRFGSDVSGCISWLDKQKERSVVYVSFGTVSSPPHNELIALAEALEESGLPFLWSLKDYIKDLLPKAFVEKTRMQGKIVPWTPQSQVLAHASIAVFVTHCGTNSVLESIAYGVPMIGRPCFGDHRMVGRMVEDVWGIGVKVEGGTLTKNGLLKSLDFILGHGKGKEMRDKAQAIKKSVQYAASPNGTAAKDLSHLVELLSVS from the coding sequence ATGGCGGAGACCAAAAGCTCTCCTAAGAAACATGTGGCTGTATTGGCATTCCCATTCGGCAGCCACCCTTTGTCCCTCTTGGCTCTGGTTCGTAAATTAGCACAAGATGCCCCAAACGTTGAGTTCTCATTCTTAAACACACCAAAGTCCAACCATTCACTCTTCTCCACAGCAAAGCCTGACGAGATTTTGCCCAACATAAAAGCCTATGATGTGGCAGATGGAGTGCCGAAGGGCCATGTTCCTTCCCCAAATCCAATTGAGGGTATAGAACTTTTCATTAAGGTCTCGCCAGAAAACTTCAGAAGAGGCTTAGAAATGGCAGAGGCAGAGAATGGTATGAAAATCTCTTGCTTGCTCACCGATGCATTCTTGACATTTTCTGTGGAGGTTGCTGAGGATTTGAATGTTCCATGGATCCCAGTTTGGTCTCCTATTCCATACTCTCTCTCAGCTCACGTTCATATTGACCTTATCCGCCAACGTTTTGTCAACAATGAAGTTGAGGATACAACCTTGGAATGCATTCCAGGATTGTCTCAAATGCGTGTTTCGGACTTACCTATGGAAGGGATCTTAGGAGACATAGAAGGATCACTTTTCTCACGCATGCTGAGTGAAGTTGGATCGGTTTTGCCACGAGCTAGTGCTGTGGTGTTGAACTCTTATGAAGAACTAAACCCACCTCTTCTTAATGATGATCTCAAAGCAAACTTTCGTAGTGTTCTTAACGTGGGTTTTCACACACTATTGAATCCATCACGGTTTGGTTCGGATGTATCAGGGTGCATATCTTGGTTAGATAAGCAAAAGGAAAGGTCAGTAGTGTATGTAAGCTTTGGAACTGTGTCTTCGCCACCACATAATGAGTTAATAGCATTAGCAGAGGCACTGGAAGAGAGTGGACTTCCATTTCTTTGGTCTCTCAAGGATTACATAAAGGACCTCTTGCCCAAAGCATTTGTTGAGAAGACTAGAATGCAAGGGAAAATAGTGCCATGGACACCCCAGAGCCAAGTACTTGCTCATGCTTCAATAGCTGTGTTTGTGACTCACTGTGGTACCAACTCTGTGTTGGAGAGTATTGCATATGGTGTGCCAATGATTGGAAGGCCATGCTTTGGTGATCATCGCATGGTTGGAAGAATGGTAGAGGATGTATGGGGGATTGGTGTCAAAGTTGAGGGAGGAACACTCACCAAGAATGGATTGCTCAAGAGTTTGGATTTCATTTTGGGACATGGAAAAGGGAAGGAGATGAGAGATAAAGCCCAAGCCATCAAAAAATCTGTACAATATGCTGCTAGCCCAAACGGCACTGCTGCAAAAGATTTGAGTCATTTGGTGGAGCTACTATCTGTTTCTTAA